A window of Belonocnema kinseyi isolate 2016_QV_RU_SX_M_011 chromosome 9, B_treatae_v1, whole genome shotgun sequence contains these coding sequences:
- the LOC117179974 gene encoding uncharacterized protein LOC117179974, protein MCKDRGGKKQKGAAHTRICKEFKERTGLIIDQPRHGTGNSNSGNTARRFFADPDRAAEITGVNKELIVGFSQIWQMLTSSSTKVPPMFFNKFAFETAQLYVSLYPWYFMPPSVQKMLLHGATVMQHFLLLIGQYSEEAT, encoded by the coding sequence atgtGCAAGGACAGAGGAGGAAAAAAACAAAAAGGCGCTGCTCATACTCGAATATGCAAGGAGTTTAAAGAAAGGACTGGTCTGATCATAGATCAGCCAAGGCATGGAACTGGTAACTCGAATAGTGGTAACACCGCCAGAAGATTTTTCGCAGATCCTGACCGAGCTGCTGAAATAACAGGAGTGAATAAAGAATTGATTGTTGGGTTTTCTCAAATTTGGCAAATGTTGACAAGTAGTAGCACGAAAGTTCCTCCCATGTTTTTTAACAAGTTCGCATTTGAAACTGCACAATTGTACGTCAGTCTTTACCCGTGGTATTTTATGCCTCCATCAGTACAAAAAATGTTGCTACATGGAGCAACAGTTAtgcaacattttttacttttaatcggACAGTATTCAGAAGAAGCTACgtaa